The proteins below come from a single Roseiflexus sp. RS-1 genomic window:
- a CDS encoding DUF3592 domain-containing protein, translating to MNAKARSTNRIRDLLVRLVVLVIGSGFLFLGTYVYNSTQNQIAAMLLTEGRVVDFIARTETSDDDNEEETIYYPVVEFRTFRGDVIRFEGRSGGNPPIHRIGDVVKVRYDPQTPQLALIDSWEAWVVPYALLGFGGFFTMLGAMGFIYTLAAMLK from the coding sequence TTGAACGCGAAAGCACGCTCTACCAATCGCATCCGCGATCTTCTGGTCAGACTGGTTGTGCTTGTCATTGGATCAGGTTTCCTGTTCCTGGGAACGTATGTGTATAACTCGACCCAGAACCAGATCGCCGCAATGCTTCTAACGGAGGGCAGGGTAGTCGACTTTATCGCACGTACTGAAACCTCAGATGACGATAACGAAGAAGAAACGATCTACTACCCGGTCGTGGAGTTTCGCACGTTCAGAGGAGACGTTATTCGCTTCGAGGGCAGGTCTGGCGGCAATCCGCCGATACACCGCATCGGTGATGTCGTCAAGGTACGTTACGACCCGCAAACGCCACAGCTGGCATTGATCGATTCGTGGGAAGCATGGGTGGTACCATATGCCTTACTTGGATTTGGAGGCTTTTTTACGATGCTCGGCGCTATGGGCTTTATCTACACGCTGGCAGCGATGCTGAAATAG